Part of the Streptomyces europaeiscabiei genome is shown below.
CTATGTGTACCGGCTGATCGACATCGACGACCTCGGAGTCGGGCCGGAGGCGGTCGGCGATCTCGTGCGCGCCGCCCGTGACCTGGGCTTCGACGGGCTGAACATCACGCACCCGTGCAAGCAGCTCGTCATCGAGCACCTCGACGGGCTCGCCCCGCAGGCCGCCGCGCTCGGCGCGGTCAACACCGTCGTCTTCGAGGACGGCCGCGCCGTCGGCCACAACACGGACGTCACCGGCTTCGCCGCGTCCTTCGCCCGCGGTCTGCCCGACGCCCCGTTGGAGAAGGTGGTGCAGCTGGGCGCCGGGGGCGCGGGCGCGGCCGTCGCCCACGCCATGCTCACCCTCGGCGCGGAGCACGTCACCGTCGTCGACGCGATGCCCGACCGGGCGACCGACCTCGCCACCTCCCTCAACCGGTACTTCGGCCCGGGGCGGGCCGCCGCGGCGACGCCGGACGCGCTGCCGGCGCTGCTGGGGGCGGCCGACGGGGTCGTCCACGCGACGCCGACGGGGATGGCCGCGCACCCCGGGCTGCCGTTCGCCACCCAGTCGCTGCATCCCGGGCTGTGGGTGGCGGAGGTGGTGTACCGGCCCTTGGAGACGGAGCTGTTGCGGGCCGCCCGGGATCTCGGCTGCGCCACGCTGGACGGGGGAGGGATGGCGGTGTTCCAGGCGGCCGACGCGTTCCGCCTGTTCACCGGGCGGGAGCCGGACGCTTCGCGGATGCTGGCCGACATCGCCGAGTTGGCCGGGGTTGCCGGGGTTGGTCCCTGAGCGTCGTAGGGGCGCGGCCGGTCGCGCAGTTCCCCGCGCCCCTTGTAGGGCTCGGCAAGTCTTGAAGGAGCTCCATATGCGTACATCCATCGCCACCGTCTCCCTCAGCGGGTCCCTCACCGAGAAGCTCACCGCCGCCGCGCGGGCCGGCTTCGACGGGGTGGAGATCTTCGAGAACGATCTGCTCGCCAGTCCGCTCGCGCCCGAGGAGGTGCGGGCCCGCTGTGCGGATCTGGG
Proteins encoded:
- a CDS encoding shikimate dehydrogenase, giving the protein MPKVSNPVSSQDSYLVGLIGSGIGPSLSPALHEREADRQGLRYVYRLIDIDDLGVGPEAVGDLVRAARDLGFDGLNITHPCKQLVIEHLDGLAPQAAALGAVNTVVFEDGRAVGHNTDVTGFAASFARGLPDAPLEKVVQLGAGGAGAAVAHAMLTLGAEHVTVVDAMPDRATDLATSLNRYFGPGRAAAATPDALPALLGAADGVVHATPTGMAAHPGLPFATQSLHPGLWVAEVVYRPLETELLRAARDLGCATLDGGGMAVFQAADAFRLFTGREPDASRMLADIAELAGVAGVGP